In the Calditrichota bacterium genome, one interval contains:
- a CDS encoding bifunctional metallophosphatase/5'-nucleotidase — MKLFLILFSLAALGFGQTKKIYMFYTNDVHGGIAEVEATFLNPNFPPILGGGASAAAILSEYRKLAEENGDIFLLFDSGDIFQGTPLGTKTEGRALIEYMNQVGYTAAAAGNHDFDLGKEVFINLTEQANFPILAANLVNKESGEPFEYIKPYVLLEKQGIKIGVFGISTESTENMSFEDHIKGLDFTSEKPAAEKAVAKLKELGADLIIGISHLGLPYNMQEGYEELQEAEAQNEKKESYLNAMELARYVPGIDVLFGGHIHKGYNEPWVDPVNHTICFQNYGNGGNLGMAILEIDMDTKSIAGYDLPTRNSGLLLLTHDEYWPDPKMREAIKAEQAEVEKGFDEVIGITEFALTRAQSESPMNNLICDAMVSASGADFSFTNFGGVRSDLQIGPITPRDMFKVLPFGNSIVVIRMSGSMLRELIEGKLERNRSGLAIGGGKIVYEKDAEDGDKISEFLVKNEELDPDKMYKVAMTDYLAEGNSGLGQLEDVKEENIDRTGIILREAVTQYILENAPLKIKNDGRWVKK; from the coding sequence TATACCAATGATGTACATGGTGGAATAGCCGAAGTTGAAGCAACTTTTCTAAACCCCAATTTTCCACCTATACTTGGTGGCGGCGCATCTGCGGCGGCCATTCTTTCAGAGTATCGTAAACTGGCTGAGGAAAATGGTGATATCTTCCTGCTTTTTGATTCGGGTGATATTTTTCAGGGTACGCCATTGGGCACAAAAACCGAAGGCAGGGCATTAATTGAATATATGAATCAGGTTGGTTATACAGCTGCAGCAGCAGGGAACCATGATTTTGATTTGGGCAAAGAAGTTTTTATCAACCTTACTGAACAGGCAAATTTTCCAATATTAGCTGCAAATTTAGTCAATAAAGAAAGTGGCGAACCATTTGAATATATCAAGCCGTACGTACTTTTAGAAAAACAAGGTATAAAGATTGGTGTTTTTGGGATTAGTACAGAGTCTACAGAAAACATGAGTTTTGAAGATCATATTAAGGGTCTGGATTTTACATCGGAAAAACCGGCAGCAGAAAAAGCAGTTGCAAAATTAAAAGAACTGGGTGCTGATTTAATCATTGGGATTTCTCATCTTGGTTTGCCTTATAATATGCAGGAAGGCTATGAGGAACTGCAGGAAGCTGAAGCTCAAAATGAGAAGAAAGAGTCATATTTAAATGCAATGGAATTGGCCCGTTATGTTCCGGGAATCGATGTTCTTTTTGGGGGGCATATTCACAAAGGATATAACGAACCATGGGTCGATCCTGTAAATCACACGATTTGTTTTCAAAATTATGGCAATGGCGGCAACCTGGGCATGGCTATTTTGGAAATTGATATGGACACAAAAAGTATAGCAGGATATGATCTCCCGACCAGAAATAGTGGTTTATTGCTTTTAACGCATGATGAGTATTGGCCCGATCCTAAAATGAGGGAAGCGATTAAAGCGGAACAGGCTGAAGTGGAAAAAGGTTTTGATGAAGTTATCGGGATTACGGAGTTTGCTTTAACCCGGGCACAAAGTGAATCGCCTATGAACAACCTTATTTGTGATGCCATGGTTTCTGCGAGCGGAGCAGACTTTTCTTTTACAAATTTTGGTGGAGTAAGATCTGATTTGCAAATTGGCCCAATTACACCGCGTGATATGTTTAAGGTTTTACCATTTGGTAATTCAATTGTTGTTATTCGCATGAGTGGGTCGATGCTAAGAGAACTTATTGAAGGAAAATTAGAAAGAAACAGAAGCGGCCTGGCAATCGGCGGCGGTAAAATTGTTTACGAAAAAGATGCCGAAGATGGTGATAAAATTTCTGAATTTTTAGTAAAGAATGAGGAACTTGATCCTGATAAAATGTATAAGGTTGCAATGACAGATTATCTGGCTGAAGGCAATTCCGGTCTTGGGCAGCTTGAGGATGTAAAAGAAGAAAACATTGACCGCACAGGGATAATATTGCGTGAAGCTGTGACACAATACATTTTGGAAAATGCCCCGTTAAAAATAAAAAATGATGGACGTTGGGTGAAAAAGTAA
- a CDS encoding molybdenum cofactor guanylyltransferase — MLKNVTSALIAGGKSRRFGSSKLLATFDEKRLIDHALDIAVTISKDTIIIGNLESSIPVGNIPVYKDIISGCGPLCGIYTALHKASQKYVAVLPVDMPLLSPDVYRFLYPSLTEERPVVALSHKGLEPLVSIWPVSVLTEFEMAIKKGEYKLYKLLQKFRAKEIDLASFMPNYQEMWFKNINYKEDLSFIESNIKKTSQFVLS; from the coding sequence ATGCTTAAAAATGTCACATCTGCATTAATTGCCGGAGGGAAAAGCCGGCGCTTTGGATCATCGAAATTGCTTGCAACATTTGATGAAAAACGTCTGATCGATCATGCATTGGATATAGCGGTTACAATTTCCAAAGATACAATTATTATTGGTAATCTGGAATCTTCGATTCCCGTTGGAAACATTCCTGTTTATAAAGATATAATTTCTGGCTGTGGCCCACTTTGTGGAATTTATACGGCCTTGCATAAAGCATCCCAAAAATATGTAGCCGTTTTACCTGTTGATATGCCTTTACTATCTCCCGATGTATATCGCTTTTTATATCCGTCTTTAACTGAAGAAAGACCGGTTGTCGCATTATCGCACAAGGGCTTGGAACCACTGGTAAGTATTTGGCCGGTATCAGTTTTGACAGAATTTGAAATGGCAATTAAAAAGGGTGAATATAAGTTATATAAATTGCTACAAAAGTTTAGAGCCAAGGAAATTGACCTAGCTTCTTTTATGCCCAATTATCAGGAAATGTGGTTTAAAAATATTAATTATAAAGAAGATTTGAGTTTCATCGAGTCAAATATTAAAAAAACAAGTCAGTTCGTTTTAAGTTAA
- the moaA gene encoding GTP 3',8-cyclase MoaA — protein sequence MQSSVFSDTKQNHTHLIDPFGRKMDYLRLAITDRCNLRCQYCMPAEGIPLKSHEHILQYEEMERLVHIFTSLGVNKIRITGGEPFVRKGALDFLKRINALDGLKSINITTNAVLIEDILEDLSQLKIGSLNISIDSLKKDRFNKISRRDDFDKVWANIQRAVKSNLIVKLNMVVLAGINDDELLDFCRLAEQWPIEVRFIEQMPFSGGPASQEVLNADQIVENITQTLPELLEQDLQNSTARIFNHPAFQGKIGVIAGYSRTFCDTCSRLRVTPDGQLKTCLYDYSSVDLRTLMRTGTSDDGIIAAIKTAIKNRAADGFESQNRANQLYNLSMAQIGG from the coding sequence ATGCAGTCATCTGTATTTTCAGATACTAAGCAAAATCACACCCATCTCATCGATCCATTTGGTAGAAAAATGGATTATCTGCGTCTGGCCATTACAGATCGTTGTAATTTGCGTTGCCAATATTGTATGCCCGCCGAAGGAATTCCACTTAAAAGCCATGAACACATTCTTCAATATGAAGAAATGGAACGGCTGGTCCACATATTTACCAGCTTGGGTGTTAATAAAATCAGGATAACCGGTGGAGAACCTTTTGTGCGAAAAGGGGCGCTTGATTTTCTAAAAAGAATTAATGCGCTAGATGGGTTAAAATCTATAAATATTACAACAAATGCTGTTTTGATTGAAGATATTCTGGAAGATCTGTCCCAATTAAAAATTGGCAGTTTGAATATTAGTATCGATTCACTGAAAAAAGACCGCTTCAATAAAATTTCGCGGCGTGATGATTTTGATAAAGTTTGGGCAAATATACAAAGAGCCGTTAAATCGAATCTTATTGTTAAATTAAATATGGTTGTTCTTGCCGGAATTAATGATGACGAACTTTTGGATTTTTGCAGGCTTGCGGAACAATGGCCAATTGAAGTTCGATTTATTGAACAAATGCCGTTTAGTGGAGGCCCTGCTTCTCAGGAGGTTTTAAATGCAGACCAGATTGTTGAAAATATAACACAAACTCTCCCTGAATTATTAGAGCAGGATTTACAAAACTCTACCGCCCGGATTTTTAATCATCCCGCATTTCAAGGGAAAATCGGGGTTATTGCCGGATATTCCAGGACATTTTGCGATACTTGCAGCCGATTAAGAGTAACACCCGATGGCCAATTAAAAACATGCTTGTATGATTATAGTTCAGTTGACCTTAGGACTTTGATGAGAACAGGTACTTCAGATGATGGAATTATTGCGGCGATTAAAACTGCCATAAAAAATCGCGCAGCAGATGGATTTGAATCTCAAAACCGGGCCAACCAATTGTATAATTTATCCATGGCACAGATTGGCGGATAG
- a CDS encoding MoaD/ThiS family protein: MKTKILFFGSIGAMVGQGEMFLENQKDVKSVKENLTKIYPELENFTYRIALNQEIVDDNPDLNDGDVIALMPPFAGG; this comes from the coding sequence ATGAAAACAAAAATACTTTTTTTTGGCTCGATTGGGGCAATGGTAGGGCAAGGTGAAATGTTTTTGGAAAATCAAAAAGATGTGAAAAGTGTTAAAGAGAATCTAACTAAGATTTATCCGGAATTGGAAAATTTCACCTATCGCATTGCTCTGAACCAGGAAATAGTTGATGACAATCCTGACTTGAATGATGGTGATGTTATAGCCTTAATGCCTCCGTTTGCAGGTGGGTAA
- the moeB gene encoding molybdopterin-synthase adenylyltransferase MoeB, whose protein sequence is MLTKEELSFYNRQLILSEIGVNGQQKLKQAKVLVVGAGGLGCPVLTYLTAAGVGTIGIVDADIVDKSNLHRQVLFGFSQIGRPKVNAAIDRLKDLNPNIDLIGYIERLSPKNALEILSKYDIIVDATDNFPTRYLINDACVILDKPFVLGSIDRFQGQISVMNFTNKNDICGPSYRCLFPTPPKPENAPNCEQNGVMGILPGIIGTMQANEVIKMIVGYGEVLSGKLLILDSAAGTSYSIGVSRNNKMVKLAKSLKNNLKSFDYIDFCHLQNREVKEIDPSLLKLKIAEKENLQIIDIRENGNASQINGAVNIPLSLIKSNFNSIKPDIPVVLFCDYGIKSVSAVNILLEAGYKNVFNLKGGLTAWNSEINKMENENV, encoded by the coding sequence ATGTTGACAAAAGAAGAACTCTCATTTTACAATCGCCAATTAATCCTATCGGAAATAGGGGTAAATGGTCAGCAAAAACTTAAACAAGCAAAGGTTTTGGTTGTCGGTGCCGGCGGCCTGGGTTGTCCGGTACTTACTTATCTGACAGCTGCAGGTGTTGGGACAATCGGAATTGTAGATGCGGATATTGTAGACAAAAGCAATCTGCACAGACAGGTTCTTTTTGGTTTTTCTCAGATTGGAAGACCAAAAGTTAATGCGGCTATTGATAGGCTAAAAGACTTAAACCCTAATATTGATTTGATTGGATATATTGAAAGACTTAGTCCTAAAAATGCGCTTGAAATTCTTTCAAAATATGACATTATTGTTGATGCCACAGATAATTTCCCAACACGCTATTTAATAAATGATGCCTGTGTTATTCTGGATAAACCATTTGTTCTTGGTTCGATCGATCGCTTTCAAGGTCAGATAAGTGTAATGAATTTTACAAATAAAAATGACATTTGTGGTCCAAGTTATCGATGCCTTTTTCCAACTCCTCCAAAACCTGAGAACGCGCCAAACTGTGAGCAGAATGGAGTTATGGGTATTTTGCCGGGAATTATTGGGACAATGCAGGCAAACGAAGTTATAAAAATGATTGTTGGGTATGGCGAGGTACTTTCGGGCAAATTATTAATTTTGGATTCAGCTGCGGGCACTTCATATTCTATAGGAGTTTCCCGGAATAACAAAATGGTTAAGCTTGCCAAAAGTTTGAAAAACAATCTTAAAAGTTTTGATTATATTGATTTCTGCCATTTGCAAAACCGGGAAGTAAAAGAAATAGATCCATCGTTGTTAAAATTGAAAATTGCTGAAAAAGAAAATCTACAAATCATTGATATCAGGGAAAATGGAAATGCATCACAAATAAATGGCGCTGTAAATATTCCACTTTCTCTTATTAAATCGAACTTCAATTCAATTAAACCGGACATTCCTGTTGTTCTTTTTTGTGATTATGGTATCAAAAGCGTGTCAGCCGTTAATATTCTTTTGGAAGCAGGTTATAAGAATGTTTTCAATTTAAAAGGTGGCTTAACTGCCTGGAATAGTGAAATAAATAAAATGGAAAATGAAAATGTCTGA
- a CDS encoding molybdenum cofactor biosynthesis protein MoaE: MKMSDKTYFIKGAIEPDFIAGQIAGHGKKTNIGAHSIFLGQVREDKLDSKKVKAIEYSAYEEMANKEIAKIREDAFAKWELTCLHIYHSIGLVKTGEISLFVFVSSVHRKECQAAMQKIVEDIKNQVPVWKKEILEDSSINWVDK, translated from the coding sequence ATGAAAATGTCTGATAAAACATATTTTATAAAAGGCGCAATTGAGCCAGATTTTATTGCCGGGCAAATTGCTGGTCATGGCAAAAAAACAAACATTGGTGCACATTCGATTTTTTTAGGCCAGGTGCGGGAAGACAAACTTGATAGCAAAAAAGTAAAAGCAATTGAATATTCAGCTTATGAAGAAATGGCCAACAAAGAAATTGCTAAAATCAGGGAAGATGCATTTGCCAAATGGGAGCTCACTTGTTTACATATTTATCATAGCATTGGTCTGGTTAAAACAGGGGAAATTTCCCTTTTTGTTTTTGTTTCATCTGTTCACCGCAAAGAGTGCCAGGCTGCTATGCAGAAAATTGTTGAAGATATAAAAAATCAGGTCCCGGTTTGGAAAAAGGAAATATTGGAAGACTCAAGTATCAATTGGGTTGACAAGTAG
- a CDS encoding bifunctional molybdenum cofactor biosynthesis protein MoaC/MoaB: protein MIDVSPKFNTLRYAKAQGILKASPEIIKRIADKSVPKGDVYQVARAAGINAAKNAASWITFCHTLPLDWVGIDFDFHNDHIVVSAEVKAVWKTGVEMEAMTAVSAALLNAYDMLKPLSDDISFSDVKLVKKKGGKSSFKDEFASPLKIAVLVLSDSTYEGNREDKSGKIIQSYLKEKSLETEFYEILPDDIQKIKNRLIELSDDEKCDLIFTTGGTGFGPKDFTPEATLEVIEKEAPGIVEAIRKHGKERTPYAMLAREAAGIRGTSVIINLPGSSKGAEESLQALFPGLLHAFPMLWGGGHDGNKKWVKK, encoded by the coding sequence ATGATTGATGTAAGTCCCAAATTCAACACCTTAAGATATGCCAAAGCGCAGGGAATATTGAAAGCCTCTCCTGAAATAATAAAACGTATTGCTGATAAATCCGTGCCAAAAGGTGATGTTTATCAGGTCGCACGGGCCGCCGGAATTAACGCCGCAAAAAATGCTGCCTCCTGGATAACTTTTTGCCACACTTTACCGCTCGACTGGGTAGGAATTGATTTTGATTTTCATAATGACCATATCGTAGTTTCTGCCGAAGTAAAAGCTGTCTGGAAAACAGGTGTTGAAATGGAGGCAATGACTGCTGTATCCGCAGCTTTGTTAAATGCTTATGATATGTTAAAGCCGCTCAGCGATGATATCTCTTTTTCAGATGTAAAACTGGTAAAGAAAAAAGGAGGTAAAAGCAGCTTTAAAGATGAATTTGCTTCACCCTTGAAAATTGCCGTTTTGGTCTTGTCTGATTCAACTTATGAAGGAAACCGTGAAGACAAATCAGGCAAAATTATTCAATCATATTTAAAAGAAAAATCATTAGAAACAGAGTTCTATGAAATATTGCCGGATGATATTCAAAAGATCAAAAACCGACTAATTGAGCTATCCGATGACGAAAAATGTGATTTAATTTTTACGACCGGTGGAACTGGTTTTGGCCCAAAAGATTTTACACCTGAAGCAACTTTGGAAGTGATTGAAAAAGAAGCACCGGGTATTGTTGAGGCTATTCGGAAACATGGCAAAGAACGCACCCCTTATGCTATGCTTGCAAGAGAAGCAGCCGGTATTCGGGGTACTTCGGTTATTATAAATTTACCTGGCAGCTCTAAAGGTGCAGAAGAAAGTTTGCAAGCCCTTTTTCCAGGATTGTTACATGCCTTTCCAATGTTGTGGGGCGGTGGACATGATGGTAATAAAAAATGGGTAAAAAAGTAA
- a CDS encoding molybdopterin molybdotransferase MoeA, whose translation MGKKVKARQRHTERSNELMSKYDISKIMRKKLISVQQAIEVLKKNYPEKEIESVKLSDSLNRVLAEKIISPISSPPYTNSAMDGFVMRWQDVEQATENNPVKLKIIGESSAGHPFGGKPLVGSSIKISTGAIVPDGFDTVVPIELCKVENDLLIINKVKKKYQHLRFAGEEFKVGQELLNEGTKVGSAQIALLASIGFSQIKVFKRPKVSIITTGSELVSFDQKVEDHQLRDSNTPMLRSAALEAGAEVIQSNHVEDDPTRTRKAIEEAASTSNIIISSGGVSMGDHDHVRDVALESGFEELFWKVRQKPGKPMFVAKKNQTLLIALPGNPVSAFMCFKHYVRPLLQNIQGMKFDWPVIQSKAKYDIENKGDRTQLMRVRLISKTSEIPEIEILSKQGSHMPSTIAHADGYIIIAENERINKGALLKVFLF comes from the coding sequence ATGGGTAAAAAAGTAAAAGCTCGGCAACGTCATACTGAGCGCTCGAATGAGCTCATGTCGAAGTATGACATTTCAAAAATAATGAGGAAAAAATTGATATCAGTCCAGCAGGCAATTGAGGTATTAAAAAAAAATTATCCGGAAAAAGAAATTGAATCAGTAAAATTAAGTGATTCACTTAACCGGGTTTTGGCCGAAAAAATTATTTCGCCTATTTCGTCTCCGCCATATACAAATAGTGCTATGGATGGTTTTGTAATGCGCTGGCAAGACGTTGAACAAGCCACAGAAAATAATCCTGTTAAGTTAAAAATAATTGGTGAAAGCAGTGCGGGGCATCCTTTTGGTGGAAAACCTTTGGTTGGATCCTCTATTAAAATCAGCACAGGTGCCATCGTTCCTGACGGGTTTGATACTGTGGTTCCAATAGAGCTGTGCAAAGTTGAAAATGATCTGTTAATAATTAACAAAGTCAAAAAGAAATATCAGCATTTGCGATTTGCGGGTGAAGAGTTTAAGGTAGGCCAGGAGCTCCTTAATGAGGGAACTAAAGTTGGGTCTGCACAAATTGCTTTATTAGCATCCATTGGATTTTCGCAGATTAAAGTTTTTAAACGACCCAAGGTTTCCATAATCACCACAGGAAGTGAGCTTGTTTCGTTTGACCAAAAAGTAGAAGATCATCAATTACGAGATTCAAATACACCCATGTTAAGATCAGCAGCTTTGGAAGCAGGTGCTGAGGTCATTCAATCAAACCATGTTGAAGATGATCCAACTAGGACAAGAAAAGCGATTGAGGAAGCAGCGTCAACTTCAAATATTATTATTAGCTCTGGTGGGGTTTCTATGGGTGACCATGATCATGTTCGTGATGTTGCACTTGAATCTGGTTTTGAGGAATTGTTTTGGAAAGTGCGCCAAAAACCCGGCAAACCAATGTTTGTTGCCAAAAAAAATCAAACATTATTAATCGCACTTCCTGGTAATCCGGTATCGGCTTTTATGTGCTTTAAACATTATGTCAGGCCATTGCTTCAAAATATTCAGGGTATGAAATTTGATTGGCCTGTGATCCAATCAAAGGCAAAGTATGACATTGAAAACAAAGGGGACCGAACACAATTAATGCGTGTCAGGCTAATTAGCAAAACAAGCGAAATCCCGGAAATCGAAATATTAAGCAAACAAGGATCTCATATGCCGTCGACAATAGCACATGCGGATGGCTATATCATCATTGCTGAAAATGAACGGATAAATAAAGGAGCACTTTTAAAAGTTTTTCTGTTTTAG
- a CDS encoding GNAT family N-acetyltransferase: MKNNLKIHITVATEKHLNYSQDICSLIEDSAKIRGTGIAKREPSYIEQKIMDGKAVIAVAENDSLAGFCYIESWGEEKHYVANSGLIVNPDFRGLGLGNKIKKAAFDLSLKKFPDSKLFGITTSPAVMKINYHLGYRPVTFHQLTDDEEFWNGCKSCVNYDILTRTNRLHCLCTAMLYDPEEKQNGQNEENLKEEKSDEKSSISI, translated from the coding sequence ATGAAAAACAACCTTAAAATACATATAACTGTCGCAACTGAAAAACATCTTAATTATAGCCAGGATATTTGTTCACTAATTGAGGATTCAGCCAAAATACGAGGAACAGGGATTGCAAAAAGGGAGCCATCTTATATTGAGCAAAAAATTATGGATGGCAAGGCTGTTATTGCGGTTGCAGAAAATGATTCGCTGGCAGGGTTTTGTTATATCGAATCCTGGGGAGAAGAAAAGCATTATGTAGCAAATTCAGGATTAATTGTAAACCCGGATTTCCGTGGTCTTGGCTTAGGAAATAAAATTAAAAAGGCAGCTTTTGATCTTTCCTTAAAAAAATTCCCGGATTCAAAATTGTTTGGAATTACAACCAGTCCCGCTGTTATGAAAATAAATTACCACCTTGGCTATCGACCTGTAACTTTTCATCAATTAACGGATGATGAAGAGTTTTGGAATGGATGTAAGAGTTGCGTGAATTATGATATTTTAACCCGAACCAATCGTTTACATTGCCTCTGTACAGCAATGTTGTATGATCCTGAAGAAAAACAAAATGGCCAAAATGAAGAAAATTTAAAAGAAGAGAAATCAGATGAAAAAAGTAGTATTAGCATTTAG
- a CDS encoding argininosuccinate synthase, producing the protein MKKVVLAFSGGLDTSYCVKYLSKEKNLKVYSVLVNTGGFSTDELNKINEHAKMLGVKEHENIDVIEKYYNECIRFLIYGNVLKNDTYPLSVSAERVFQAMAIAQYAKEMGADYIAHGSTGAGNDQVRFDMSFNTIAPDITILTPIRDLQLSREQEIDFLKNHGVEMDWQKTKYSINQGLWGTSVGGVETLTSDQELPDSAYPTQVSKTEKQQIDLYFEKGEFAGFNGKTFTNKIEAIEALNSLVAPFGIGRDVHVGDTIIGIKGRVGFEAAAPMLIIKAHHLLEKHVLTKWQIHWKKQLADWYGMMLHEGHFLDPVMRDIESFLENTQSMVSGTVFVKLSPNNFKLKGIESKHDLMSPEFGAYGEMNLGWTANDVKGFSKIISNQTRIYKTINSDEKND; encoded by the coding sequence ATGAAAAAAGTAGTATTAGCATTTAGTGGCGGACTGGACACCTCTTACTGTGTAAAATATCTGTCAAAGGAAAAAAACCTGAAAGTTTATTCTGTTCTTGTCAATACAGGTGGTTTCTCAACAGATGAATTAAATAAAATAAACGAGCATGCAAAAATGCTTGGAGTAAAAGAGCATGAGAATATTGACGTTATCGAAAAGTATTACAATGAATGTATTCGTTTCCTTATCTATGGAAATGTTTTAAAGAATGATACTTATCCCCTTTCAGTAAGTGCGGAGCGTGTTTTCCAGGCGATGGCCATAGCGCAATATGCAAAAGAAATGGGAGCGGATTATATTGCCCATGGCAGCACTGGCGCCGGCAATGATCAGGTTCGTTTTGATATGAGTTTTAATACAATAGCCCCTGATATTACTATCTTAACACCTATCAGGGATCTGCAACTTTCACGTGAACAGGAGATAGATTTTCTTAAAAACCATGGCGTGGAAATGGATTGGCAAAAAACAAAATATTCTATAAACCAGGGATTGTGGGGAACGTCAGTTGGTGGAGTAGAAACATTGACCTCAGATCAGGAGCTTCCTGATAGTGCCTATCCAACGCAGGTTAGCAAAACAGAAAAACAGCAAATCGATTTATATTTTGAAAAAGGCGAGTTTGCCGGTTTTAATGGAAAAACTTTTACAAACAAGATTGAAGCAATTGAAGCTTTGAATAGTCTGGTAGCTCCATTTGGAATTGGGAGAGATGTTCATGTTGGGGATACAATTATTGGTATTAAAGGCCGGGTTGGTTTTGAAGCAGCAGCACCGATGTTGATAATTAAAGCACATCATCTTCTTGAAAAACATGTATTGACTAAATGGCAAATCCACTGGAAAAAACAATTGGCAGACTGGTATGGCATGATGCTCCACGAGGGACATTTTCTTGATCCGGTTATGCGTGATATAGAGTCTTTTTTGGAAAACACACAATCAATGGTTTCCGGAACTGTATTTGTAAAGCTGTCTCCAAATAATTTTAAATTAAAAGGAATTGAAAGTAAGCATGATTTAATGTCACCTGAGTTTGGAGCATATGGAGAAATGAACCTGGGGTGGACAGCGAATGATGTTAAGGGCTTTTCAAAAATAATCTCTAACCAAACACGAATTTATAAAACAATTAATAGTGATGAAAAAAATGATTAA
- a CDS encoding N-acetyl-gamma-glutamyl-phosphate reductase yields the protein MIKAGIIGGAGYTGGELIRILLNHPHCEIKFVQSRSQKGKKITEIHTDLLGETNLKFYDKIDESIDIMFLCLGHGESKIFMKETNIAKNIKVIDLSQDFRLGNMADRKFVYGLPEANYENIKSAQNIANPGCFATAIQLALLPMAANNHLQNDIHVSGITGSTGAGQKPSITTHFSWRSSNISLYKAFEHQHLAEINKTIEQLQRGKMDQQIYFLPFRGNFTRGILASVYTKTNLTNEEAFEMYSQFYEKHPFVFITDVNPDIKQVLNTNKAILFLQKHDDVLNIVSVIDNLVKGASGQAVQNMNLMFGLDETSGLRLKPVAF from the coding sequence ATGATTAAAGCAGGAATTATTGGCGGCGCAGGATACACTGGCGGAGAGTTGATTCGGATTTTGTTGAACCATCCGCATTGTGAAATAAAGTTTGTTCAAAGCCGTAGCCAAAAAGGAAAAAAGATAACAGAAATTCATACAGATTTACTTGGTGAAACGAATTTGAAATTCTACGACAAAATTGATGAATCAATAGATATCATGTTTTTGTGTCTCGGGCATGGCGAATCAAAAATTTTTATGAAAGAAACCAACATTGCAAAAAATATAAAGGTGATTGACCTTAGCCAGGACTTCCGCCTTGGAAACATGGCCGATAGAAAGTTTGTTTATGGGCTGCCGGAAGCAAACTATGAGAATATAAAATCAGCTCAAAATATTGCTAATCCCGGTTGTTTTGCAACAGCCATTCAATTAGCACTTTTACCGATGGCTGCAAATAATCATTTACAAAATGATATTCATGTTAGCGGTATTACGGGCTCAACCGGTGCTGGACAGAAACCGTCAATCACTACACATTTTAGCTGGCGCAGTTCAAATATTTCATTATACAAGGCGTTCGAACACCAGCATCTTGCTGAAATAAATAAAACTATAGAGCAGCTACAACGTGGAAAAATGGATCAACAAATTTATTTTTTACCCTTTCGCGGAAACTTTACGCGTGGGATTTTAGCCTCGGTTTACACAAAAACTAATCTGACAAATGAAGAAGCTTTTGAAATGTATTCACAGTTTTATGAAAAACACCCATTCGTTTTTATCACTGATGTGAATCCGGATATAAAACAAGTGCTAAACACAAACAAAGCCATTCTGTTTTTACAGAAACATGATGACGTTTTAAATATTGTTTCGGTGATCGACAATCTTGTGAAGGGAGCTTCCGGGCAGGCGGTACAAAATATGAACCTGATGTTTGGATTGGATGAGACCTCTGGGCTAAGGTTAAAACCAGTAGCGTTTTAA